In Rheinheimera sp. MM224, one DNA window encodes the following:
- a CDS encoding ADP-ribosylglycohydrolase family protein codes for MRSTSIFTGLLFVTVGMLSTAVAQQQPASFCKAAVEGTHTLDKKLYADKVHGFWLGLSIANWTGLVTEMDKIGGEGPAGQFYTRKDWQTKDQPSIWGQGIPSNLSDTIDWVLADKDEVWGSDDDSDIEYIYLKLMYDSKKPLLSAEQIRDGWLAHIYKDSETPFKTAEGKPENFLWVSNQQAFDLMQQNILPPFTGMPAYNPHYDMIDAQLTTELFGILAPFRADIASKLAYLPIRTTAYGEAADIANFYVVMHALAAGVDPAKAIQPQLLQIATQARAELPSNQYPARMFDYVWSLYQSGIPWEAARDKLYQRYQVEAKDGYEITGKKLYCNGCFAAGINFAASLVSLFYGEGDMQNTIKIAVLAGWDSDNPAATWGGLYGFILGKTGVEQAFGRSFSDKFNIHRTRKGFANNGIDNFDQMALMATAIVDQVVAQHMAVKTTIIPVAGCWHIPAFVAPAVSPL; via the coding sequence ATGAGATCAACGAGTATTTTTACCGGCCTGCTGTTTGTTACTGTCGGAATGCTTTCTACTGCAGTGGCTCAGCAACAACCTGCCTCATTCTGCAAGGCTGCAGTTGAAGGTACTCATACACTGGATAAAAAACTGTATGCCGATAAGGTACATGGTTTCTGGCTGGGTTTGAGTATTGCTAACTGGACAGGCTTGGTGACAGAGATGGATAAAATTGGTGGCGAGGGGCCAGCAGGACAGTTTTATACCCGCAAAGACTGGCAAACAAAAGACCAACCCAGTATCTGGGGTCAGGGTATTCCAAGCAATTTATCTGACACTATTGATTGGGTGCTGGCAGACAAAGATGAAGTCTGGGGTTCGGATGATGACAGCGATATTGAATATATTTATCTGAAACTGATGTACGACAGCAAAAAGCCTTTGCTTAGCGCAGAACAAATCCGCGATGGCTGGCTGGCACATATTTACAAAGACTCAGAAACGCCCTTTAAAACCGCCGAAGGCAAACCAGAAAACTTCTTGTGGGTGTCGAATCAGCAAGCTTTTGATTTAATGCAGCAAAATATTCTGCCGCCCTTTACTGGTATGCCAGCTTATAACCCGCACTACGATATGATTGATGCCCAGCTCACCACTGAGCTCTTTGGTATTCTGGCACCCTTTCGGGCTGATATAGCCTCCAAACTAGCCTATTTACCTATACGCACCACTGCTTATGGCGAAGCTGCCGATATCGCCAATTTTTATGTGGTGATGCATGCGCTGGCCGCAGGCGTAGATCCAGCCAAAGCTATACAACCTCAATTACTGCAAATCGCAACACAGGCCCGTGCTGAATTACCTTCAAATCAGTACCCGGCCAGGATGTTTGATTATGTCTGGTCTTTGTATCAGTCCGGTATTCCATGGGAAGCAGCCAGAGACAAGTTGTATCAGCGATATCAGGTGGAAGCTAAAGATGGTTATGAAATTACCGGCAAGAAGCTGTATTGCAATGGCTGTTTTGCCGCAGGTATTAATTTTGCTGCCAGTTTAGTCAGCTTATTTTATGGTGAAGGCGATATGCAAAACACCATTAAAATAGCGGTGCTGGCGGGTTGGGATTCGGATAATCCGGCCGCAACCTGGGGTGGACTCTATGGTTTTATATTGGGAAAAACCGGAGTGGAACAGGCTTTTGGTCGCAGCTTCTCCGACAAGTTTAATATTCATCGCACCCGCAAAGGTTTCGCCAATAACGGCATAGATAACTTTGATCAGATGGCGCTGATGGCAACAGCTATTGTTGATCAGGTGGTGGCTCAGCATATGGCTGTGAAAACGACAATAATACCAGTCGCCGGGTGCTGGCATATTCCTGCTTTTGTAGCGCCAGCTGTCAGCCCTTTGTAA